The nucleotide window CTTTGAAAGAGCTTTTTGGTTGACActctaaagaaaatgtattaaaaattgcAACTGTGTCCTTATCACCGAATGCCTTTCGTGTGATAAACCTAAACTGTTGCTAAATCAAGATTTCATGCTGGCGTTTCTCTCGATCTTGTCTTTTCGAAAGAGTCATTTGCATGGTACACACCTAAGTTATTGTCAAAACACTTCTgcaaactgatttatttttttaatggcagtttGACAATTAGCAAGTCTAAGGAAGTTTCTTGTTTTAACACATTATACACCACCCAGTcataccaactttttttttcttgttttacctTCAAAATGTAGCATTTATTGCAACTGTGTCCTTATCACTGAATGCTTTTCGTGTGATAAACCTAAACTGTTGCTAAATCAAGATCTCATGCTGGCGTTTCTCCCGATCTCGTTGGTAGGGAGAGTCACTTGCATGGCACACACATTTTAGTTATGGCCTAAATAAGTGCGATGTGGTAATTATGGTTATTTTTCTACTGTAATTCCGGGTAGATAAGCCCCCCTATTGTTTACGTCGCAGAAGAGGGTATCAAAAGATGGCTCCCACACCCCCCTctctatatacatatatatggaTGGGGATCATTTGTTGTAGTTATAAGAACACTAACAACTTGTTGGTTGATAGAAATGGAGTATAaactttgtaaaaagaaaaaaaaaacgagaaaacgCTACGGTTACGCGATGTTGTCAGATGACATCTACATTTGGTTGGATGAgaatttttcacatcattttgTTATACTAATCAGTTCATCGAAGAATTGTTTaacttttatcaatttttttaaaatttaccatcattgagacattttaaaacattactcagACAATAAGGACAAATCAGCGCAAGCTGACACAGCTTTAAGGGAGTGAgacattaaaattaatgaaacttgtTTCATGGTACAATTTGAGAGCTCTGCTAgcgtttttaatgaattttaacagTGCTGCTCGATTTGCCGAACATAATAAACACCAAGAAAGAAGGGTGGGGGTGGGGGATTTCTTCAGGATACGCCGCAGATGTTAAAtttcatacctgccaactctgtTTTTAACAAGACActcctgttttttgctttcatctcccgatttcccgtttctTACGATTTTCTtccatttgcagtttttttttcagtcaatcatcaaaaactTACTTCTCAATGGATTGCGCCCCTTTCTAGTCGACGAATGTCGGGGAAtaaaaatttttccaattaataccTCATTTAGTGTAATACCTCATCTTTTGGAAGCTCTCCACATTGCAGGTTCaacaaagcacgtgctttgccgaaaatttcagcaaatttcaatctttttgcatcttgaaaatatttcaattattttgtaattttgaatatgttttaACATGTGCTGTCCTATACcttcttattttatattttattttaattatacagtgattttttttttgtcttggaatgtacaaaactttaaagaaaatctCCTTATTTGGTTTTTCCTCTGCAGTATATTTTTTCCGCACCTCATGAACTTTGcctttttaaacagataatccGTGGATCCGCAAGAAAATACGGTACATATATCCTATTCACTCACTTCTCCAGTTTGGTCTTTTTGAATTAGCCCTAAGTGTTTACTGCAACTGTGTCCTTATCACTGAATGCATTTCATGTGATAAACCTAAACTGTTGCTAAATAAAGTTTTCATGCTGGCGTTTCTCTCAATCTGTTTGGTAGGGAGAGTCACTTGCATGGTACAGACGTCATCATATGGTAATCAGGGTTGCTTTCAGCGAAAAGTCTAGGACGCACCGGAAGAAAATGGACGAAATAAACTGATTTTCTTCAACTGATGTTCTTTGATATAAAAGTTTATTGTTAcgatgaaataaaattagtacataaTTCTaatacacacacattatatatattgTCACCTTAGAGCTGGAGTTCCCAACTTGTGGGTCTCCAAGCATATCTTAGGGGGTCATGACATCATccctagatttaaaaattttcattgcttagtttgaaacatttaaataCGTAGGGAAAAAGTATTGTTTTAGagtagcatcaatacttgagcggTATGGCGAATCCAGGAGAGTGTTCTATGAAGTTGCAGCgaataccccccctccccctccatacCAGAAACTAGACGGGGCAAAtcccgagatttttttttcactacctatttttgtgaaagtactgtAACAAtaatctatttttgtgaaagtttttttattagCATTGTGTTTGGGATCTTTCAAAGgcacattttactttttgttaagaaaattagagcaatttaAATGGGAGTTAGAAAGGTTCAAATGTCACTTACTATTTTTTCTAACGTTTTTTTTcttgggttgggggggggggggcagggaggGCTAAGAGGTAGGGAAATTACTATTTACCAGCTCAATaggctttgtactgtgtacaattcaggaaattaTCATCCCCCAAAACTGATGCTACATTGCGTAAATGCAATTTGgcgaaaaacagctaaaaatgagtttaatactatgaaaaagttcttacctaagcgattgttcatataaatcatcttagcatttcattttatgagtaaactatgttttaaacagaaaaacaagttttctattttagaatacagatttttgtaaaattttcgatttttaaatattgtttccaGAATGTGCcgattttcaaagttttgtgaagctgctgattttataacttgatttttgtgaaagtaccgattttaaaataagatttttgttaaggtaccgaaaaacggtagtaaAATCAGCCTTTATTGGGCCCTGCTAGAGTACCCGATATCCCAACGtccttgaagattatcttgtacTTTGGTTTAGGGACTTCCATCCCTTTGGTTTTTGGAACTTAAGcaccacatttaaaaaaatctcactaggaaatgaattaaaaactttcCGAAACGACTaggaattgctttttaaaaaatccagacaCTATGCACGGGATCTCGTTGAACCTTTTATGATCCGATTTAGAACCGACacaaatgaacattttaaaatattttatttgcatttactTCAGAACTTTATTTATTAGGtacaaaacttttgaaaacgTATAACCATCACACTTTGTAATCTGACTACATCATCACTTTCTCTTGGAGATCTGATTCGAGATTGTTTTCATCAGTTTCCTCTCATTTATGTGTACTCTTGTCTGCTGCTCTCGGTATTAATGTTAAAATGTGCTATTCAACACATGATGTTTGTTTGAATTATTTGGCTAACTCATCGGAATGCAAGAGCTCATTGAATTGGCCTTTTTCTATCTCACATGCATGAGTTACCTAATGATACTTGCAGTTGTCGTGATGAAATTATAGTTCAGCTGATTGGCTGTGCTGAGATACTTATGTCTTTCGCTCCTATCTGAACAATTGCAATTGACAATCAAAATGTCCCAGAGTTTGATCTTGAATGTGTATCACATCTGTATCTAACTTTCTTTGTAaatttactcttaaaattaacttttaaaacgtAAAAGAATTTGCGTGGGAGTCTAGTGTTGAGTCGAGGAGCCAATtccctcgatttttttttccgatgagTGCCGATGATGATTTTAATTTGCTACTCTTGATGGTGCATGATGAAAAGTAAACCACCCATTTTAATCTGAGGCATTCAGTGAAATGTGCAGTCTGATAGTAAGTCAAACAATatattctcaaaataatgttaatatctATCATTAGTTTCAGTAATAGCAGTAgaagaaatttcttaaaattaaaatttcatagtATTGAATTTGAAATGGCTGTAAGAGTTGTTGTATGTATGACACTAAATGGTCAATACTGTTAGTCTTATGTGTGAAACATTTGAATTTATGTGATATCTTgagtttatttttgctttgatatGATGTTTCAAACATGTTAGACTTTTGAATCTTCCATGAAACAAAAAAGGTCTGATCAAAGCATGAATTTGCACTGCTTAAAAGTGAGCAAAAATCTGTCCCATTGAAATCTAAACCCTCCATTGCCGTGTCCCTATGACGGTTAAAATGAATAATATGCAGTAAATAATATAATCTGGTTCATCTCTTTACAaaacctttaaattattttctgtaacaatttcaaaaaagcTGGTTGATTCTATTACGTATTATATGTTTAACATGCATGCATTTCGGTGATAAATcaactgtataattaaaaattactgtatATTTGTTTTGATACATAAATGAAAGTTTCATGTTTGCAATTAATGAGTGTTTAAGTCGAAAAGCTTGATTTGGTATATGAGGGAATTTTAGTTTTGCTTTGATGTGATGTTTCAAACATGTTAGACTTTTGATTCTTCCATGAAACAAAAAAGGTCTGATCAAAGCATGAATTTTCACCTCTTGAAGTGAGCAAAAATCTGTCCAATTGAAATCTAACCCCTCAGTTGCCGTGTCCCTGTGACGGTTAAAATGGATAATATGCAGCAAATAATATAATCTGGTTCATCTCTTTACAaaacctttaaattattttctgtaacaatttcaaaaaagcTGGTTGATTCTATTACGTATTTTACGTTAAACATACATAAATTGAAGTTTCATGTAGGCAATTAATGAGTGTTGAAGTCGAACTCTGTCGAAAAGCTTGATTTGGTACATGAGGGAATTTTAGTTTTGCTTTGATGTGATGTTTGAAACATGTTAGACTTTTGATTCTTCCATGAAACAAAAAAGGTCTGATCAAAGCataaattttcacagcttaaaaaTTAGCAAATATCTGTCCCATTGAAATCTAAACCCTCCATTGCTGTGTCCCTGTGACGGTTAAAATGAATAtgcagtaaataatataatttggtTCTCTCTTTACAaaacctttaaattattttctgtaacaatttcaaaaaagcTGGTTGATTGTATTACGTATTATATGTTAAACATGCATGCATTTCGGTGATAAATCAACTGTATAACtaaaaattaatgtatatttGTTTTGATCCATAAATTAAAGTTTCATGTAGGCAATTAATGAGTGTTGAAGTTGAACTCTGTCGAAAAGCTTGATTTGGTATATGAGGGAATTTTAGTTTTGCTTTGGTGTGATGTTTGAAACATGTGACTTTTGATTCTTCCATGAAACAAAAAAGGTCTGATCAAAGCATGAATTTTCGCCGCATAAAAATTAGCAAATATCTGTCCGATTGAAATCTAAACCCTCCGTTACTGTGTCCCTGTGACGgttaaaatgaataatataaactGGTTCATCTCTTTACAAAACCTTTAAATCATTTTCTGTAACAATTTCACAAAAGCTGGTTGATTCTGTTACGTATTTTTAGTTAAACATAcatgcattttgtgataaatcaACTGTATGACAAAAATTACTGTATATTTGTTTTGATCCTTAAATGAAAGTTTCATGTTTGCAATTAATGAGTGTTGAAGTTGAACTTCGTTGAAAAGCTTGATTTGGTACATGAGGAAAAGATAGCGATTTTAGTTTCGAAGTTCATGGCCAACTTGTAACTAACCTGATGGCTGCTGTGTGGAACTTGAATTTCAAGTTTTGCTTTTGAATAGTAGCGCCTTTGATGATTCCATTTGCTACTCTCGATGGTGCATGATGAAAAGTAAACCACCCATTTTAATCTGAGGCATTAAGGTAGATTTAACATAGAAGTATTTCTTCATCGAATGGAGCTGAAGCAATCAGTTTCAATAATGCATATGCACCTCGTTGGCATAAAATTGATCAACGTGGAATATGCATTTGGTCCTTTGTATTATCAACTGGTTAAGGATTTATTAGATGAGATAAAATCCTGTTAAcgtaaaaaagataattttgattctgttaatttttcatcGACGAGGTTCTGCTGTATtggtttaaaatataatttcatctCTGAGGTCGAGAACAGAGTCGCCCGATTGCCGAATGCGAGTGGGGTGCTTTAGCTTCTCGGACAGTATCGGGAGGAAAAATACACTGTTTTGCTAATTGGCTTTTCAGTCACCATTCCTTCCACAGTGGTAAGTCCTCTATTCTGTTTAAAGAGGAATGTCACATCCATATTGTCCTATCTTATGtaggtgacttttttttttttgttacttcagATTTTTCAAATGATGTTTTAAGAGTGTTTGATTCTTCCATAAAATAGGATCAATGCCTGGagtttatttttccttatttatcCCTTTATTTACCACATTATCAGTTACATGGAGGATCTGTTTGAAGTATCGTTTTTTGTTAATATGTTAGAGAAAATGAAGCTGTGAACGATAAAAACTTACTTTGTAATCACTGACAGTGGTGGAAAACGGTTCTTTCGAGTATCATCGATAAAATGAAGgtcaaaaaaatgttgaaaactcgGGCACAAAAGTAAAAGGTGGAATCTATTTCTAATAGTAAAAGATAAAATACTAGATAGTTTTAAGTAAGTAGATAAAAATGTACACAAGTGATGAGCTCACACTATAGCATTTCGAAGTAAAGAAGGTTAGAAGTTTCAAAGGTTATAGGGTGTTACTTGTATGACTAACCTAGTTCCATCTGGTGTGATTATAATTTTCGCTATATAACTTGGTTAAATAATTTGTTGTGATACATTAATGAAAGTTTCATGTATGCAATTAATGAGTGTTGGAGTATTAGTAACCGATAGGAGTCAAACTCTGTCGAAAAGCTTGATCTGGTAAGTGAGGGAAAGATCGCGATTTTAGTTTCGAAGTTCATCGTAATGGCCGACTTGAATTTCAAGTTTTGCTTTTGAATACGAGTGCCTTTGATGATTTCATTTGCTACTCTTGATGGTGCATGATGAAAAGTAAACCACCAGTTTTAATCTGAGGCTTAAAGGTAGATTTAACATAGAAGTATTTCTTCATCGAATGGAGCTGAAGCAATCAGTTTCAATAATGCATATGCACCTCGTTGGCATAAAATTGATCAACGTGGAATATGCATTTGGTCCTTTGTATTATCAACTGGTTAAGGATTTATTAGATGAGATAAAATCCTGTTAAcgtaaaaaagataattttgattctgttaatttttcatcGACGAGGTTCTGCTGTATtggtttaaaatataatttcatctCTGAGGTCGAGAACAGAGTCGCCCGATTGCCGAATGCGAGTGGGGTGCTTTAGCTTCTCGGACAGTATCGGGAGGAAAATACACTGTTTTGCTCATTGGCTTTTCAGTCACTATTCCTTCCACATTAGTGAGTCCTCTATTCTGCATAAAGAGGAGTGTAACATCCATATCGTcctctttttgcatcctgcaagtatttcgattatttttaatgttggggtGGATTTTTAGTGCTACCTTATCTGCTTAATTtgttcatcatttcaataatatttttatttctttaatttattttagaaaaaaacttatgttctcactcgtttaacTATAAActataatgtttttaatgaaaaaaaaaatgtatttttctctaaaaaatatgaaaagttgacactatagtgtgatgcagccaagattgacctctggtTCCCCCAACCCTTTCTTCAAGGGCTCCGGGGTtaaaaattgttgcctcttttttcaaaattattaattatacttaattaaatacgtattacctttaaaactggtaaataagacatttttttgaatttttgaatatcacgGCTTCTAGGTTCTACTTTGATGtggttttggatatcatccctttcacgaaattttttttgatatcatCTCTTTTTGCCAGGGTtcaagctgggttcaaaagttctttagcataaaagctaaaattgaggggaaaatgttagcaaaatggtaaaatgttacacattctcatatatttatatatgcctcagtgtgtttcatctccagttgaaaataaaattcatatttcatctgtgacatctttgaagaaataagtacaactatttttttttaaacataaaataaaagaaaacacgaTTGATGTTTAAAACGTTGCAATCTcttcctcctaataaagcagtttttggggggacataatgctagataagactaatagttattgaacttaattgtagtttaaacatcttagctaagatttaaaaaagatgaaGTGGATTATCGCCATACATGCTTCCTTTCTAGGATCatagatttcttctttttttaaaaaattaatttattttttatctgggcaaaaaagcgaaaatgcattgctttattttcgcaattcagatagcgttttcgcattatgcgaaaaatgcgaccgtagcggaaaccctcctttttgctctctgacctcTCATCCATGGAACCACTGCTCTAAAATTGCAGGGAAAATAGAACTTTCAAGACAAACAGTTTGGGTATGAGTATCAATCGTCTCTGCTTTCTTCCGCAGGTGGTGGACGTGATCCATCCCGGCAAGGGATCCGTGCCCAAGACGGAGATCCGCGAGAAGCTGGCCAAGATCTACAAGACCACCCCGGACCTGATCTTCTGCTTCGGATTCCGGACCCAGTTCGGGGGCAGGAAATCCTCCGGATTCGCCCTCATCTACGACACCCTGGACTACGCCAAGAAGTTCGAGCCCAAGTACAGGCTCATCAGGGTGAGTAGCCTCTCAATATCTCCACGGCGATCCCGATCACAATGACAGAACCCTTTTTCAATTAAGTACTGCAACTTTCTTGTAATTCTAGAAACTgcacatttttgttttgttccgaACACATACTTGCCAACTCAGGCTACGGCAAGAAGTTCGAGCCCAAGTACAGGCTCATCAGGGTTGAGTAGCCTCTCAATGTCTCCACGGCGATCCTGATCACAATGACAGGACCCTTTTTCATTTAAGTACTGCAACTATCTTGTAGTTCTAAAAACTgcacatttttgttttgttctgaacACATACTTGCCAACTCAGACTACGGCAAGAAGTTCGAGCCCAAGTACAGGCTCATCAGGGTGAGTAGCCCATCTGCACTGTCTCCACAGCGATCTTGGTTGAAACGACAGAACCCTTTCTCATTTAAGTACTGCAACTATCTTGTAGTTCTCGAAactgcacgtttttttttttttccgaacacATACTTTCTACATACCATTTCTACTGTTGTTTAACTGTTTCcgtctcccgatttcccgttttttacgattttctcccgtttttgcagttgtttcagtcaatcatcaaaaattttcactttcttctcaatagatggcgcccttttttCAGTCTatcaatgtcagggaataagaatttttctaattaataactcatttagtaaaaattaattttttggaagctttccacatcgCATGTTTGAAGAAGCGAAAaatgcagcagatttcaatccttttgcatcttgaaaatatttcaattattttgaaagtttgaagttattctaacatgtgctaccctatacctaattattctgtattttattttcgttatgtgttgatttttttcctccggattttaagtaattaaatttttgtcgCTATGGAAATGTAGAAAAACTTTATGCAAATTCTCATTATGTGGTTTTTTTGCTGCTATTAATGAGCTTACGTCTGAAAAAAATCCcgaattcttttaaatttattaatcatgtcatttaaaagcataatttaataattctgttgtgaagTTACATTGCTGCTGAATCATCAATTCGCGTCtggtggaatctttttttttttttttcgaaggttggcaagtatgacaCTGATATGAAAGTTATATGTCTGATCacttttgaagtattttaatatcactttttcttttgaaactggGTTATAGTTTTGTCCGGGCAAAACCCATTTTTGTCATGCCGCTGACGCAATCAGCCAAAACTGGATTTAGCCACCCTAAGGCTGGCCCAAAACTGTATTGTATACAAATGCCCTGATATATATTGTGTACACATAGTTTGCATGCATAATAttgcagattttatttttaatggatgATTAAAGGAAATCGTTTATGTATTCATCATAGTTAAAGTAATTTTCATAACTGATTTAATTCAATGCAACTtttctttaacattaaaaattattcacaacAAAGACAAAAGACACTCATTTATTATGAATACTAACCAGCCTGCAAAATAATCTAATGGCTATTCTTCACAAAACTTGTAACATGTATTCAATTTGTGTGTATTAAAATATAAGTAATATACTACTTTGATtaaacttgaaattaaatttgtgtCACAAAGCTATGAAACAAATATGTATTTTGCCATTTACACTGTTTGaaccctatttttttaaaaatgtatcacatAATTCTACTATGAGGTGACTAACCTTTTAGGACATGCCGTCATTTATTATTTGCGTAGAGTATAAAATGACCTGTTAAATAGTGAATAGTGACTGATATGTGATTgatgtttcatatttcttttaattatgtacccatttattttgattttaaactttattatgtCTTATATCCATGTCCAATTGCCAAAACGGATTTTGTCCAAACTGGTTTTACCTGGTTTTATCCAcggttaaaaccaccactggccgaAACTTTGAAGACCCTGTCCAAAAACGACATTCCTAGAGTTCCTTCTAGACTCAAAATATTATCGAGAGAGAGAGATTTCGGGTCCTATTATACTGTCGATTTTAAAACTCCTGTCTGCTTTGAAAGAAACgttgaaaatacacatttcaaaGCTCTCTCGGGCGtatttcagtgatttttttaaaagtgagtTTAAGTAGGGGTTTTCTTACAAGAAATAATTCAACTTAATTTGTGTAAAGTCTATTgcttctagaatttttttttttttttcggggaaaaaaaaacacatttgtacATCATGAGAAAATAGCTTCCcgtttaagatttcaatccttttagcatattttattataaggtttgcataaaagaatatcctggttttaaaaatataatatttcataaactattacactcaTCACTGTAaatgttaatgctctgcaaataattacagacaaaatttttttatgactGTCAAATGACTATCATAGCTAGCTCCTCTttatattaaacttattatacaattagtcatcactggaATGAAGTATAGTTTTTTTATCTACTGAACATAACCCCTATTTAAACTCTACATTAAGTCTCAATAACTCCGGTactttgaatataaaatttatattaataatatgaatattgttcgtttatttttgaaaatgaccaaaaagttatttactttatttttatgacatattaatacatcattgctataacaaattaattaaggtattcttttttcattttatattcaaGAAATtgttattagtaatgtaacagttttagttcagattaaaagtgcctcattaaatattaaacgttggtcacAAAAAAAAGAGTGTCTTAGGACTGTAAGtactaatacatattttttttaatttctgtatcatataactgtaaaactAGCTAGGAGAAGAAAAGATATAAATAATagattagatataaataataaaagaaaccttaattttatgtctacatattgttaaaataatataagaaaataaagaggtAAATTaaagatgcatttactatttcgAAGACAAATATCGAATAtacatcaaaatatcggatattttcgaaccctggtatTTATTGTGACCCTTTAAAATGCAACTTTATCATAGTTTTGCTTAAATCTATTCTATTAAATGCCAAACTCCTTTCCGTTACGTTTTGCTTAAATGCTGCATTATTTACGGCAGCTTGAGCTCTTGTAATTTTATCTGTTAAGTTGCtcgcagggttggcaagtttttgccggaggCGGAAAAAACCaaggtttttaccgcccggcaaaaataggtttttgccaaagtggcaaaaatagattttgtgttaacaacttaaggacagtttatttttttccttttatatacaagtaaaagcatgaaaatattttgataaaaggctttgccattttctgtagagtgagctagtgtcactaaaaagtagagtga belongs to Uloborus diversus isolate 005 unplaced genomic scaffold, Udiv.v.3.1 scaffold_13, whole genome shotgun sequence and includes:
- the LOC129232602 gene encoding 40S ribosomal protein S24-like isoform X2 yields the protein MGESTVTLRTKKFMSNRLLCRKQMVVDVIHPGKGSVPKTEIREKLAKIYKTTPDLIFCFGFRTQFGGRKSSGFALIYDTLDYAKKFEPKYRLIRNGFGERTRTGRKQRKERKNRMKKVRGTKKAKVGAAAGKKT
- the LOC129232602 gene encoding 40S ribosomal protein S24-like isoform X1, with the translated sequence MGESTVTLRTKKFMSNRLLCRKQMVVDVIHPGKGSVPKTEIREKLAKIYKTTPDLIFCFGFRTQFGGRKSSGFALIYDTLDYAKKFEPKYRLIRNGFGERTRTGRKQRKERKNRMKKVRGTKKAKVGAAAGKKKH